One genomic region from Patescibacteria group bacterium encodes:
- a CDS encoding glycosyltransferase family 39 protein yields MFIKTIIISVLIIAGCLMFYSSLQESATMDELAHIPAGYAYLKFGDNRLNPEHPPLLKDLSAIPLLFLKLNFPLQSEYWQNYVNGQWDVGRVFLYESGNNADKIIQFARIFPILLTLLTAFLLYLLAKKLFGPYWALLPFIIFSFSPIVLAHGHYVTTDLAATFGTILIFLFVIPKITQPTPKNLIIAGIFLGIAQLCKYSLLIFYPLLIFYIILWQILQIIQQKRNGIIVSPLKEILKSLVNLIIVFVISFALIYLVYIPQNINYPQTKQISDTREILTSFAGGPDPELKTCYTWTGSIVRQFRCFAEINILLTQNKILKPFAQYLLGALMVFQRSSGGNTGYFLGMVSAGGWHYYFPVVFLIKEPIPSLIIIFFAVFLAIKSFILAAITNIKNKKWWSALIHWLNQNFLIFTLLVFAIIYWTSSIVSPLNIGYRHLMISLPSIFLLSTYQIKKWWWKKESPQQNILINLLLSFRNIKNIVLKSIFIIVLLLWYVIETLIVSPHFIAYFNEFVGGPNNGYKFVVDSNLDWGQDLKRLAKFVEKNGIEKIKVDYFGGGSPAYYLKDKYEPYWSAKGQPEVGSWLAVSLTLLQTAHGQPVPGFERKPEDSYSWLKDKTPTAKIGYSIVIFKF; encoded by the coding sequence ATGTTTATTAAAACAATCATTATCTCCGTTTTAATTATTGCTGGTTGTTTAATGTTTTATTCCTCATTGCAAGAATCAGCCACGATGGACGAGTTGGCACATATTCCTGCTGGTTATGCCTATCTGAAATTTGGTGACAATCGATTAAATCCAGAACATCCTCCTCTATTAAAAGATTTATCTGCTATTCCCCTTCTTTTCTTAAAATTAAACTTTCCTTTGCAATCTGAATATTGGCAGAATTATGTAAATGGCCAATGGGATGTTGGTCGAGTTTTTCTGTATGAAAGCGGGAATAATGCCGATAAAATTATTCAATTTGCAAGAATTTTTCCAATATTACTAACATTGCTTACCGCCTTTTTACTCTATTTGTTGGCTAAAAAGCTTTTTGGTCCTTATTGGGCACTTTTACCTTTTATTATATTCTCTTTTTCCCCCATTGTTTTGGCTCACGGACATTATGTCACTACTGATTTAGCGGCTACCTTTGGTACTATTCTAATTTTTCTCTTTGTTATTCCGAAAATTACCCAACCAACACCAAAAAATCTTATTATAGCAGGAATTTTTCTTGGTATTGCGCAATTATGTAAATATTCACTATTAATTTTCTATCCACTTTTAATTTTTTATATTATCCTTTGGCAAATTCTCCAAATTATCCAACAAAAAAGAAATGGCATTATTGTATCTCCCTTAAAAGAAATTCTTAAATCGCTAGTAAATTTAATAATTGTTTTTGTTATTTCTTTTGCTTTAATTTATCTTGTTTACATCCCCCAAAACATTAATTATCCTCAAACAAAGCAAATAAGTGATACGAGGGAAATTTTAACTTCTTTTGCTGGTGGTCCGGATCCGGAACTAAAAACTTGTTATACATGGACAGGCTCGATTGTGCGCCAATTTCGTTGTTTCGCTGAAATTAATATTCTTTTAACACAAAACAAAATTCTAAAACCTTTTGCTCAATATCTTTTAGGAGCATTGATGGTTTTTCAAAGATCTTCTGGTGGCAACACTGGTTATTTTTTGGGAATGGTCTCGGCTGGTGGTTGGCACTATTATTTCCCCGTTGTTTTCCTTATCAAAGAACCTATTCCATCGCTTATCATTATCTTCTTCGCTGTTTTTTTGGCAATAAAATCTTTTATCCTTGCTGCTATCACAAATATTAAAAATAAAAAGTGGTGGAGCGCTTTAATTCATTGGCTGAATCAAAATTTTCTAATTTTCACCCTTTTAGTTTTCGCGATTATTTATTGGACTAGCTCCATTGTCAGCCCATTAAACATCGGCTATCGTCATTTAATGATTTCTTTGCCATCAATTTTTCTTCTCTCAACTTATCAAATTAAAAAATGGTGGTGGAAAAAAGAATCGCCCCAACAAAATATATTAATAAATTTGCTCCTTTCTTTTAGAAATATAAAGAATATAGTTTTAAAAAGCATATTTATAATTGTTTTATTGTTGTGGTATGTAATTGAAACTCTGATTGTTTCTCCTCATTTCATTGCTTATTTTAATGAATTTGTAGGTGGCCCGAACAATGGTTATAAATTTGTTGTTGATTCAAATCTTGATTGGGGCCAGGATTTAAAACGATTGGCAAAATTTGTTGAAAAGAATGGAATTGAAAAAATAAAGGTTGATTATTTTGGTGGTGGTTCACCAGCGTATTATCTTAAAGATAAATATGAACCATACTGGTCTGCCAAAGGCCAGCCAGAGGTTGGTTCTTGGTTAGCCGTTTCATTAACCCTTCTCCAAACCGCTCACGGACAACCAGTTCCGGGTTTTGAAAGAAAACCCGAAGATTCTTATTCTTGGCTAAAAGACAAGACGCCCACCGCAAAAATTGGCTATTCAATTGTTATTTTTAAATTTTAA
- a CDS encoding glycosyltransferase family 39 protein produces MEKKTILYLLIILIIAGFFRLANLKTIPPGLYPDEAMNGNNALFALENKDFKLYYPENNGREGLFINIQAFFLKLFLKFYSSPEAWMLRIVSAIFGILTVFGLFLLAKELFNEKIALLSSLFLAFNFWHVNFSRIGFRAIMVPFLLVWSLYFLIVGMKKIKIVPIIVSGIIFGLGFHTYIAFRMAPFIALIILFFQFVSYRKNNQLKNFWKLVTIWIIFVVLAALPMIIYFLNHPQDFMGRATQVSIFEKPNPLWEFLKSFIKTLTMFNFVGDGNWRHNLPHKPQLDFILGFFFLVGIYTIIKEIINKKLELDNILIISWFLLMSLPAAFTYEGIPHALRSIGMIPPTLILSGLGAYSFYEFIKKQFSLNKTIWILLFLIALSLIINYRAYFLVWAKNYNAFYAFNGNYYEIGKYLNQLPKESLKIVLVNAGGVLVNNIPMPAQTVMFLTNTYSIKNQNEKNIIYLLPNQLNLLHQFSSFILVPLEKDEKIKNAILQQFPSLSFYDYPYFWIFQSQ; encoded by the coding sequence ATGGAGAAAAAAACGATACTTTATTTATTAATCATTTTAATTATAGCAGGTTTTTTCCGTCTTGCCAATTTAAAAACCATCCCTCCTGGTTTATATCCTGACGAAGCAATGAATGGCAATAATGCTTTGTTTGCATTAGAAAATAAAGATTTTAAGCTTTATTATCCAGAAAATAACGGCCGCGAGGGTCTTTTTATAAATATTCAGGCATTTTTTCTAAAATTATTCTTAAAATTTTATTCTTCTCCCGAAGCATGGATGCTAAGAATTGTCAGTGCCATTTTCGGCATTTTAACAGTTTTTGGATTATTCCTTCTCGCAAAAGAACTATTTAATGAAAAAATTGCGTTATTATCCTCCCTATTTCTTGCTTTTAATTTTTGGCATGTTAACTTTTCCCGTATTGGTTTTCGAGCAATTATGGTGCCGTTTCTCTTGGTGTGGAGTTTATATTTTTTAATTGTGGGAATGAAAAAAATAAAAATCGTACCTATTATTGTTTCTGGTATTATTTTTGGTTTGGGTTTTCACACTTATATTGCTTTTAGAATGGCTCCTTTTATTGCTTTAATCATTCTATTTTTTCAATTTGTTTCTTACCGCAAGAATAATCAATTAAAAAATTTTTGGAAACTAGTTACAATCTGGATTATTTTTGTTGTGTTAGCTGCTCTACCAATGATAATATATTTTTTAAATCATCCCCAAGATTTTATGGGGCGCGCTACCCAAGTTTCTATTTTTGAAAAACCTAATCCTCTATGGGAATTTTTAAAAAGTTTTATCAAAACATTAACAATGTTCAATTTTGTAGGCGATGGCAACTGGCGACATAATTTACCTCATAAACCTCAATTAGATTTTATTCTTGGATTTTTCTTTTTGGTTGGCATCTATACAATTATTAAAGAAATAATTAATAAAAAACTTGAATTGGATAATATTTTAATAATAAGTTGGTTTTTACTAATGAGTTTGCCAGCGGCCTTTACCTACGAAGGCATTCCGCACGCCCTTAGATCAATAGGGATGATTCCGCCGACGTTAATATTGAGCGGTTTGGGCGCTTATTCATTTTATGAATTTATTAAAAAACAATTTTCTTTGAATAAAACTATTTGGATTTTATTATTTTTGATTGCCTTAAGTTTAATTATCAATTATCGAGCTTATTTTCTTGTTTGGGCTAAAAATTATAATGCTTTTTATGCTTTTAACGGTAATTATTATGAAATCGGCAAATATCTTAATCAATTACCAAAAGAAAGTCTAAAAATAGTTTTAGTCAATGCTGGGGGTGTTTTAGTCAATAATATTCCCATGCCCGCTCAAACTGTAATGTTTTTAACCAATACTTATTCTATAAAAAATCAAAATGAAAAAAATATTATTTATCTTTTACCCAATCAATTAAATTTATTACACCAGTTTTCATCTTTCATTCTTGTCCCACTTGAAAAAGATGAAAAAATAAAAAATGCAATTTTACAACAATTCCCTTCTCTTTCTTTCTATGATTATCCTTATTTTTGGATTTTTCAGTCGCAATAA
- a CDS encoding type IV secretory system conjugative DNA transfer family protein — MNEFFFNPLNIGGILFAVFLLFLFISWLIRKNALNLLIKKSFKYSLFLLKIPPEESSKEKTQSIKEKIAVAEQLITILINYKKPLILEIGLPEFGEEIGFYVAVPKELEEALKKHILSFYPKAYLEKTKDYNIFNPKGVTIGAYLTQAENWMLPIKTYTELEGDPIQPILNAFKLKKEGEGMAMQIVISAPSSSLKKQVTKAIKSLKEGQTFKEVLGEAVFKDVAKQFASSFSTAEKKEEEKKPKIIDENAVKLLESKISKPLCAVNVRLFVSSPTKERSEEAFEALLSGFDQFDVPLKNRFKAIKPRKLNKMVFNYAFRIFNPKEAIYLNTEEIISFWHFPLIVDVAPNVKWVKAREAPPPVELPETGLIIGESIYQGQTRTVRILPNDRRRHLYTIGQTGVGKSVFLTNMAIQDIQEGRGVCVVDPHGDLIEAILGLIPQERFKDVIIFDPSDLDRPMGLNMLEYDFSKPEQKTFIINELLDIFDKLYNLREVGGPMFEYFLRNALGLLMSDTEEIPTLIDVPRIFTNREFLKQKLAKCPDPLIVDFWENQALKITGGHDLSLENVTPYITSKFASFISNDYVRPIIAQKQSSFNFRQIMDEQKIFLVNLSKGKIGDINASLLGLMIVGKILMAAFSRVDLPEDERKDFYLYIDEFQNFTTPSIATILSEARKYRLNLIISHQFIAQLQDNIREAVFGNVGSMVVFRVGVKDAEFLLKQFEPVFNENDMINLDNFTAIVKLLVNNKPTRPFTMRTLPPPKGNSENAKILKDLSRLTFGRPRTLIEQEIAAHLTEKKESIDFFE, encoded by the coding sequence ATGAATGAATTCTTTTTTAATCCTCTTAATATAGGCGGCATTTTATTTGCTGTTTTTCTTTTATTTCTTTTTATTAGCTGGTTAATTCGAAAGAACGCTTTAAATCTTTTAATAAAAAAATCTTTTAAATACTCTTTATTTCTTTTAAAAATTCCACCAGAAGAATCTTCCAAAGAAAAAACCCAATCAATCAAAGAAAAAATTGCTGTAGCCGAGCAATTAATCACCATTCTTATTAATTATAAAAAACCCCTTATTTTAGAAATCGGATTGCCAGAGTTTGGAGAAGAAATCGGTTTTTATGTTGCCGTTCCCAAAGAATTAGAAGAAGCTTTGAAAAAACACATTTTAAGTTTTTATCCAAAAGCTTATTTAGAAAAAACAAAAGATTATAATATTTTTAATCCGAAAGGCGTAACCATCGGCGCCTATTTAACTCAAGCTGAAAATTGGATGTTACCAATTAAAACTTATACTGAATTAGAAGGAGACCCCATTCAGCCGATTTTAAACGCTTTTAAATTGAAAAAAGAGGGTGAGGGGATGGCAATGCAAATAGTTATTTCAGCCCCATCTTCTTCGTTAAAAAAACAAGTTACTAAAGCCATAAAATCATTAAAAGAAGGTCAAACATTTAAAGAAGTATTAGGTGAAGCGGTTTTTAAAGATGTTGCTAAGCAATTTGCTTCTTCTTTTTCTACTGCTGAAAAAAAAGAAGAGGAGAAAAAACCAAAAATTATCGATGAAAATGCTGTTAAATTATTAGAGAGCAAAATCAGCAAACCTCTTTGTGCGGTTAATGTGCGCTTATTTGTTTCCAGCCCCACAAAAGAACGCTCTGAAGAAGCTTTTGAGGCATTGCTTTCTGGTTTTGACCAATTTGATGTTCCTTTAAAAAACCGATTTAAAGCAATTAAGCCGCGCAAGCTGAATAAAATGGTTTTTAATTATGCTTTCCGCATTTTTAATCCTAAAGAGGCAATCTATTTAAACACAGAAGAAATAATTTCTTTTTGGCATTTTCCTTTAATTGTTGATGTAGCCCCAAATGTTAAATGGGTGAAAGCAAGGGAAGCGCCACCACCCGTAGAATTACCGGAGACGGGTTTAATTATAGGTGAATCAATTTATCAAGGACAAACGCGAACAGTGAGAATTTTGCCTAATGACCGTCGAAGACATTTATATACCATTGGTCAAACAGGTGTTGGTAAATCAGTTTTTCTTACGAATATGGCCATTCAAGATATTCAAGAAGGGAGGGGCGTTTGCGTGGTTGACCCCCATGGTGATTTAATTGAAGCTATTTTGGGCCTGATTCCTCAGGAGCGTTTCAAAGACGTAATTATTTTTGACCCCTCTGATTTAGACCGACCAATGGGATTGAATATGTTGGAATACGATTTTAGCAAACCAGAACAAAAAACTTTTATTATTAATGAATTGTTGGATATTTTTGATAAATTGTACAATTTGCGTGAAGTTGGTGGTCCAATGTTTGAATATTTCTTAAGAAATGCACTAGGATTATTAATGAGCGATACCGAAGAAATTCCTACGCTTATTGATGTTCCACGTATCTTTACTAACAGAGAATTTTTAAAACAAAAATTAGCCAAATGCCCCGATCCTTTAATTGTTGATTTCTGGGAAAACCAGGCATTAAAAATTACAGGAGGTCATGATTTATCATTGGAAAATGTAACGCCTTATATCACAAGTAAATTTGCTTCGTTTATCAGCAATGATTATGTCCGTCCAATTATAGCTCAAAAACAATCGAGCTTTAATTTTCGACAAATAATGGATGAACAGAAAATTTTCTTAGTCAATTTATCTAAAGGAAAGATAGGTGATATTAATGCTTCGCTTTTGGGTTTGATGATAGTTGGCAAAATTTTAATGGCGGCTTTTTCAAGGGTTGATTTGCCAGAAGACGAGCGAAAAGATTTTTATTTATACATAGATGAGTTTCAAAATTTCACCACTCCAAGCATCGCTACAATTTTATCCGAAGCGCGAAAATATCGTTTAAATTTAATAATCAGTCATCAATTTATTGCTCAACTTCAGGATAATATCAGGGAGGCGGTTTTTGGTAATGTTGGTAGCATGGTAGTTTTTCGAGTTGGCGTGAAAGATGCGGAATTTTTGTTAAAGCAATTTGAACCCGTTTTTAATGAAAATGATATGATTAATCTTGATAATTTTACAGCTATTGTAAAATTGCTAGTTAATAATAAGCCAACAAGACCATTTACAATGCGTACCTTACCTCCTCCTAAGGGTAATTCAGAAAACGCTAAAATTCTTAAAGATTTATCACGATTGACTTTTGGTCGACCGCGGACATTAATTGAACAAGAGATAGCGGCTCATTTAACAGAAAAAAAAGAATCAATAGATTTTTTTGAATAA
- a CDS encoding FAD-dependent oxidoreductase — protein MLEQNKKIYQLIILGAGPAGTAAGVYAARKKIDTLIIAENFGGQAVVAATIENIVGFEKISGIEMAMRFEKQLRYHSDLEIVIDKVIEIIERDKFFEVKTDQSTYFGEKLLIALGRRYRKLNVPKERELEGRGVFYCSTCDAPLLKNKNAAVIGGGNSALLSVIDLMPFAKKIYLLTDESFLRGDPVLQDRIKADAKVEIIFNTQIIEILGDKLVQGIKFKDKTSGIERTIDVDGIFIQIGMQPNSELLKNLVKLNEAGEIIVEPLSGKTSHPKIWAAGDITNLPYKQISVAIGDGVRALLDIYNEIQNTKTKEFI, from the coding sequence ATGCTAGAACAAAATAAAAAAATTTATCAATTAATTATTTTAGGCGCGGGACCAGCGGGGACAGCAGCTGGTGTTTATGCGGCGCGTAAAAAAATCGATACTTTAATCATAGCCGAAAATTTTGGTGGTCAAGCGGTAGTAGCGGCGACAATTGAAAATATAGTTGGGTTTGAAAAGATTAGCGGCATCGAAATGGCTATGCGTTTTGAAAAGCAATTGCGTTACCACTCTGATTTAGAAATTGTGATTGATAAGGTGATTGAAATTATTGAGAGAGATAAATTTTTTGAGGTAAAAACAGACCAATCAACATATTTTGGTGAAAAATTACTTATTGCTTTAGGTAGAAGATATCGCAAACTTAATGTTCCGAAAGAAAGAGAATTAGAAGGTAGAGGAGTTTTTTATTGTTCAACCTGTGATGCGCCTCTTTTAAAAAATAAAAATGCCGCGGTGATTGGCGGGGGTAATTCTGCATTATTGAGCGTTATTGATTTGATGCCTTTTGCTAAAAAAATTTATTTATTAACTGATGAATCATTTTTAAGGGGCGATCCAGTATTGCAGGATAGAATTAAAGCCGATGCTAAAGTAGAAATTATTTTTAATACGCAAATTATTGAGATTTTGGGAGATAAATTAGTTCAGGGAATTAAATTTAAGGATAAAACTAGCGGTATAGAAAGAACAATTGATGTTGATGGAATTTTTATTCAAATTGGGATGCAGCCAAATTCCGAGTTATTAAAAAACCTTGTTAAATTAAATGAGGCGGGGGAAATTATTGTTGAGCCACTGTCAGGAAAAACATCTCATCCTAAAATTTGGGCAGCGGGCGATATTACCAATTTACCCTATAAACAAATTAGTGTAGCGATAGGAGATGGCGTTAGGGCATTGCTTGATATTTATAACGAAATTCAAAATACAAAAACAAAAGAATTCATCTAA
- the tpiA gene encoding triose-phosphate isomerase has protein sequence MKTIIANLKMNPTSEKEADEIFNFYQEEIQKFNRVNLIVAPPYIYLKLAKEKGLEVAAQNCFYEKSGAYTGEISSLMLKDLGVGYVILGHSERRSLGENNELIAKKTKAVLENKLMPILCVGETKEELKIRENIIKEQLKSVFSLAASDRIIIAYEPRWAIGTGEFCNPQTASEIHQFIKDFIKDEFGINNILVLYGGSVDGQNIEIFLNQSNIDGALVGGASLNKEEFAKILEIANSK, from the coding sequence ATGAAAACAATCATTGCTAATTTAAAAATGAATCCAACAAGCGAGAAGGAAGCTGATGAAATTTTTAATTTTTATCAAGAAGAAATCCAAAAATTTAATAGGGTAAATTTAATTGTTGCACCGCCATACATCTATTTAAAATTAGCCAAAGAAAAAGGATTAGAGGTAGCTGCGCAAAATTGTTTTTATGAAAAAAGCGGAGCATATACCGGAGAAATTTCATCGTTGATGCTTAAAGATTTGGGTGTTGGATATGTAATTTTAGGTCATTCAGAAAGAAGAAGTCTGGGAGAAAACAATGAATTAATTGCTAAAAAAACGAAAGCGGTTTTAGAAAATAAGTTAATGCCGATTCTTTGTGTTGGCGAAACTAAAGAAGAATTGAAAATAAGAGAAAATATTATAAAAGAACAATTAAAATCAGTTTTTTCATTAGCAGCATCGGATAGAATTATTATTGCTTATGAGCCGCGTTGGGCAATTGGGACGGGGGAATTTTGTAATCCACAAACAGCATCAGAAATTCATCAATTTATAAAAGATTTTATTAAGGACGAGTTTGGTATTAATAATATTCTTGTTTTATACGGCGGTTCAGTTGATGGTCAAAATATAGAAATTTTTTTAAATCAATCAAATATTGATGGCGCTTTAGTCGGAGGCGCTTCATTAAATAAAGAAGAATTTGCTAAAATTTTAGAAATAGCAAATTCGAAATAA
- a CDS encoding SIMPL domain-containing protein (The SIMPL domain is named for its presence in mouse protein SIMPL (signalling molecule that associates with mouse pelle-like kinase). Bacterial member BP26, from Brucella, was shown to assemble into a channel-like structure, while YggE from E. coli has been associated with resistance to oxidative stress.): MCKINSNNLWQYSLSAFLLVGAIVGLIFGWSIYLRSQNLTSQNTLVVSGEGKVYVKPDLAIIEATVVTQNKDFKTVQLENDQKMQRVVNFVKESGIDEKDIKTTQYNLQPQYDYSWCRSSEYPVYCPPKLVNYILTQSIQIKIRDLSKVGDIIGNLTAFGANQISNITFTVENIDEYQAQAREEAIVKAQNKALATARAAGVKLGKIININENSNNYIPLRTMAKDEIMGAAPSAPIEMGTNEINVFVSLTYELK, from the coding sequence ATGTGCAAAATAAATTCAAATAATTTATGGCAATATAGCTTATCAGCCTTTCTTTTAGTAGGAGCAATAGTTGGTTTGATTTTTGGATGGTCTATTTATTTGCGATCGCAAAATTTAACCAGCCAGAATACTTTAGTAGTGTCGGGCGAGGGGAAGGTTTATGTAAAACCTGATTTAGCAATTATTGAAGCAACAGTTGTCACACAAAATAAGGATTTTAAAACTGTTCAATTAGAGAATGATCAGAAAATGCAAAGAGTGGTTAATTTTGTAAAAGAATCAGGTATTGACGAAAAAGATATTAAAACCACCCAATATAATTTACAACCGCAATATGATTATTCCTGGTGTCGTTCTAGCGAATATCCAGTTTATTGCCCCCCGAAATTAGTTAACTACATTTTAACGCAGAGTATTCAAATTAAAATTCGTGATTTATCGAAAGTGGGGGATATTATAGGAAATTTAACAGCTTTTGGTGCTAATCAAATTTCCAATATTACTTTTACTGTTGAAAATATTGATGAATATCAAGCACAGGCAAGAGAAGAGGCTATAGTGAAAGCGCAAAATAAAGCATTGGCCACTGCCAGAGCAGCTGGAGTAAAATTGGGGAAAATTATCAATATTAATGAAAATAGCAACAATTATATTCCTCTAAGGACAATGGCCAAAGATGAAATAATGGGCGCAGCCCCAAGTGCTCCAATTGAAATGGGGACCAATGAAATTAATGTTTTTGTTTCTTTGACTTACGAATTAAAATAG
- a CDS encoding phosphoglycerate kinase, whose amino-acid sequence MNIINPNIVSNKKILLRVDYNVDLDEKGKIISDFRLRASLETINFLLKYSAQKIIIVSHLGRPEGKEKKLSLEPIAKHLEKLLKKRVVFLGDCIGNEIKNTINNSKEKIFLLENLRFYKEEENNDELFAQKLADLADIYINDAFGVSHRLNASVAAITKFLPSYAGFLMKKEVENLSKIKDDAVSPFVIVLGGAKISTKLPLIKAFLNKADYILLGGGLANTFWKAWGFNVGKSLVEEKMIEEAKNLGSQKAELILPGDLIVASDFNDKNGKTKEIGEIKEKDIIVDIGPVATQTFVNIIKNAQTILWNGPMGYWENKKFRDGTEKIAKAIAKNKNFTVVGGGETLTAIEELGLLDEYHFVSTGGGAMLDFLSSNELSALKFLQ is encoded by the coding sequence ATGAACATTATTAATCCAAATATAGTTAGCAACAAAAAAATATTGTTGCGTGTTGATTATAATGTGGATTTAGATGAAAAAGGAAAAATTATCAGCGATTTCCGCCTTCGTGCCAGTTTAGAGACAATTAATTTTTTATTAAAATATTCGGCGCAAAAAATAATTATTGTTAGTCATTTAGGACGACCAGAAGGCAAAGAGAAAAAATTAAGTTTAGAGCCAATTGCTAAACATTTAGAAAAATTGTTAAAGAAACGAGTAGTTTTTCTTGGGGATTGTATTGGCAACGAAATAAAAAATACAATTAATAATTCCAAAGAAAAAATTTTTTTGTTGGAAAACCTGAGATTTTATAAAGAAGAAGAGAATAATGACGAATTATTTGCTCAAAAACTGGCTGATTTGGCAGATATTTATATTAACGATGCTTTCGGCGTATCCCATCGTTTGAATGCTTCGGTGGCTGCCATCACCAAATTTCTACCATCATATGCAGGTTTCTTGATGAAGAAAGAAGTTGAAAATCTTTCTAAGATAAAAGATGACGCTGTTAGTCCTTTTGTTATAGTTTTAGGTGGGGCAAAAATTTCTACAAAATTACCATTGATTAAGGCATTTTTGAATAAGGCTGATTATATTCTTTTGGGTGGTGGTTTGGCTAATACTTTTTGGAAGGCATGGGGATTTAATGTTGGTAAATCATTAGTGGAAGAAAAAATGATTGAGGAGGCAAAAAATTTAGGTTCCCAGAAAGCAGAATTAATTCTGCCCGGTGATTTAATCGTTGCTTCAGATTTTAACGATAAAAATGGTAAAACAAAAGAAATAGGCGAGATAAAAGAGAAGGATATTATAGTTGATATTGGGCCAGTGGCAACTCAAACCTTTGTTAATATTATAAAAAATGCCCAGACAATTTTATGGAATGGACCGATGGGTTATTGGGAAAATAAAAAATTTCGGGATGGAACAGAAAAAATAGCCAAAGCCATTGCTAAAAATAAAAATTTTACTGTTGTTGGCGGAGGCGAAACTTTAACAGCAATTGAAGAACTGGGTTTATTAGACGAATATCATTTTGTTTCAACTGGTGGCGGTGCTATGCTTGATTTTTTAAGTTCGAATGAATTGTCAGCTTTGAAATTTTTACAATAA